The following are encoded together in the Equus quagga isolate Etosha38 chromosome 1, UCLA_HA_Equagga_1.0, whole genome shotgun sequence genome:
- the SLC11A2 gene encoding natural resistance-associated macrophage protein 2 isoform X2 yields the protein MKKQLKTEAAPHCELKSYSKNSGTQVSTMVLGPEQKMPDDDASGDHGDSASLGAINSAYSNSSLPQSTGHSEEPFTTYFDEKIAIPEEEYSCFSFRKLWAFTGPGFLMSIAYLDPGNIESDLQSGAVAGFKLLWILLLATIVGLLLQRLAARLGVVTGLHLAEVCHRQYPRVPRIILWLMVELAIIGSDMQEVIGSAIAINLLSMGRVPLWGGVLITIADTFVFLFLDKYGLRKLEAFFGFLITVMALTFGYEYITVRPSQSQVLKGMFVPGCSGCRTPQIEQAVGIVGAVIMPHNMYLHSALVKSRQINRANKREIREANKYFFIESCIALFVSFIINVFVVSVFAEAFFEKTNEQVVEVCRNSSSPHTHLFPNDNTTLAVDIYKGGVVLGCYFGPATLYIWAVGILAAGQSSTMTGTYSGQFVMEGFLNLKWSRFARVILTRSIAIIPTLLVAIFQDVEHLTGMNDFLNVLQSLQLPFALIPILTLTSLRPVMNDFANGIGWRIAGGILVLIVCSINMYFVVVYVQELGHVALYVVAAVISVAYLSFVFYLSWQCMIALGMSFLDCGHTQVNRCHYGCKVLSQQGCTGLPLFNHSLRGKNFETRRWSSGVRGNGSLQHEAASLQPLLTFLHVEPETM from the exons ATGAAGAAGCAGCTTAAGACAGAGGCAGCTCCACACTGTGAGCTAA aatCCTATTCTAAGAACTCCGGCACTCAGGTATCCACCATGGTGTTGGGTCCTGAACAGAAGATGCCAGATG ATGATGCTTCTGGAGACCATGGGGACTCTGCCAGTCTTGGTGCCATCAACTCTGCCTATAGTAACTCCTCTCTTCCTCAGTCTACTGGGCACTCAGAGGAACCCTTCACCACCTACTTTGATGAGAAAATCGCCATTCCTGAGGAGGAG TACTCTTGTTTTAGCTTTCGTAAACTCTGGGCTTTCACGGGACCAGGCTTTCTTATGAGCATTGCCTACCTGGATCCAGGAAACATCGAATCCGATTTGCAGTCTGGAGCAGTGGCTGGATTTAAG TTGCTCTGGATTCTTCTGTTGGCCACCATTGTGGGGCTTCTGCTCCAGCGCCTTGCAGCTAGACTGGGAGTGGTTACTGGCCTGCATCTTGCTGAAGTGTGTCATCGTCAGTATCCCAGG GTCCCACGAATTATCCTGTGGCTGATGGTGGAGTTGGCTATCATTGGCTCAGATATGCAAGAAGTTATTGGCTCAGCCATTGCCATCAATCTCTTGTCTATGGGAAG GGTTCCTCTCTGGGGTGGAGTTCTCATCACCATTGCAGAtacctttgtatttctctttttggaCAAATATG gCTTGCGGAAGCTAGAAGCATTTTTTGGCTTTCTTATCACTGTTATGGCCCTCACATTTGGATATGAG TATATTACAGTGAGACCCAGCCAGAGCCAGGTACTCAAGGGCATGTTTGTGCCGGGCTGTTCAGGCTGTCGCACCCCACAGATTGAGCAGGCTGTGGGCATCGTGGGAGCTGTCATCATGCCACACAACATGTACTTGCATTCTGCCTTAGTCAAG TCCAGACAGATAAACCGAGCCAATAAGCGGGAAATTCGAGAAGCCAATAAGTACTTTTTCATTGAATCCTGTATTGctctctttgtttccttcatcATCAACGTCTTTGTTGTCTCAGTCTTTGCTGAAGCATTTTTTGAGAAAACCAATGAGCAAGTG GTTGAAGTGTGTAGAAACAGCAGCAGTCCCCATACTCACCTTTTTCCTAACGATAACACAACACTGGCTGTGGACATCTACAAAGGG GGTGTTGTGCTGGGATGTTATTTTGGGCCTGCCACACTCTACATCTGGGCAGTGGGCATCTTGGCTGCAGGACAGAGCTCCACCATGACAGGAACCTATTCTGGCCAGTTTGTCATGGAG gGATTCCTGAACCTAAAATGGTCACGTTTTGCCCGAGTGATTCTGACCCGCTCTATTGCCATCATCCCTACTCTGCTTGTTGCCATCTTCCAAGATGTAGAGCATCTAACAGGGATGAATGACTTCCTGAATGTTCTGCAGAGCTTACAG cttccctTTGCTCTCATACCCATTCTCACGCTTACAAGCTTGCGGCCAGTAATGAATGACTTTGCTAATGGAAT AGGCTGGAGGATTGCAGGCGGGATCTTGGTCCTTATTGTCTGTTCCATCAACATGTACTTTGTCGTGGTTTATGTCCAGGAACTAGGCCATGTGGCATTGTATGTGGTGGCGGCTGTTATCAGTGTGGCTTATCTGAGCTTTGTGTTTTACTTG AGTTGGCAATGTATGATTGCACTGGGCATGTCCTTCCTGGACTGTGGGCACACG caaGTCAACAGGTGTCACTATGGTTGCAAAGTTCTCTCTCAGCAAGGTTGCACTGGGCTACCTCTCTTCAACCATTCCCTCAGAGGGAAAAACTTTGAGACCAGACGGtggagctctggagtcagaggaAATGGGTCCCTTCAGCATGAAGCTGCTTCTCTTCAGCCACTTCTGACATTTTTACATGTGGAGCCTGAGACTATGTGA
- the SLC11A2 gene encoding natural resistance-associated macrophage protein 2 isoform X1, with amino-acid sequence MGRLLVKGRAGGRVLACGLVLGFFVQLAGPGHVGRAVMAHESYSKNSGTQVSTMVLGPEQKMPDDDASGDHGDSASLGAINSAYSNSSLPQSTGHSEEPFTTYFDEKIAIPEEEYSCFSFRKLWAFTGPGFLMSIAYLDPGNIESDLQSGAVAGFKLLWILLLATIVGLLLQRLAARLGVVTGLHLAEVCHRQYPRVPRIILWLMVELAIIGSDMQEVIGSAIAINLLSMGRVPLWGGVLITIADTFVFLFLDKYGLRKLEAFFGFLITVMALTFGYEYITVRPSQSQVLKGMFVPGCSGCRTPQIEQAVGIVGAVIMPHNMYLHSALVKSRQINRANKREIREANKYFFIESCIALFVSFIINVFVVSVFAEAFFEKTNEQVVEVCRNSSSPHTHLFPNDNTTLAVDIYKGGVVLGCYFGPATLYIWAVGILAAGQSSTMTGTYSGQFVMEGFLNLKWSRFARVILTRSIAIIPTLLVAIFQDVEHLTGMNDFLNVLQSLQLPFALIPILTLTSLRPVMNDFANGIGWRIAGGILVLIVCSINMYFVVVYVQELGHVALYVVAAVISVAYLSFVFYLSWQCMIALGMSFLDCGHTQVNRCHYGCKVLSQQGCTGLPLFNHSLRGKNFETRRWSSGVRGNGSLQHEAASLQPLLTFLHVEPETM; translated from the exons ATGGGGCGCCTTCTGGTGAAGGGCCGGGCGGGCGGCCGAGTGCTTGCGTGTGGGTTGGTTTTAGGGTTTTTTGTGCAGCTGGCCGGCCCGGGGCACGTCGGTCGGGCCGTTATGGCACACG aatCCTATTCTAAGAACTCCGGCACTCAGGTATCCACCATGGTGTTGGGTCCTGAACAGAAGATGCCAGATG ATGATGCTTCTGGAGACCATGGGGACTCTGCCAGTCTTGGTGCCATCAACTCTGCCTATAGTAACTCCTCTCTTCCTCAGTCTACTGGGCACTCAGAGGAACCCTTCACCACCTACTTTGATGAGAAAATCGCCATTCCTGAGGAGGAG TACTCTTGTTTTAGCTTTCGTAAACTCTGGGCTTTCACGGGACCAGGCTTTCTTATGAGCATTGCCTACCTGGATCCAGGAAACATCGAATCCGATTTGCAGTCTGGAGCAGTGGCTGGATTTAAG TTGCTCTGGATTCTTCTGTTGGCCACCATTGTGGGGCTTCTGCTCCAGCGCCTTGCAGCTAGACTGGGAGTGGTTACTGGCCTGCATCTTGCTGAAGTGTGTCATCGTCAGTATCCCAGG GTCCCACGAATTATCCTGTGGCTGATGGTGGAGTTGGCTATCATTGGCTCAGATATGCAAGAAGTTATTGGCTCAGCCATTGCCATCAATCTCTTGTCTATGGGAAG GGTTCCTCTCTGGGGTGGAGTTCTCATCACCATTGCAGAtacctttgtatttctctttttggaCAAATATG gCTTGCGGAAGCTAGAAGCATTTTTTGGCTTTCTTATCACTGTTATGGCCCTCACATTTGGATATGAG TATATTACAGTGAGACCCAGCCAGAGCCAGGTACTCAAGGGCATGTTTGTGCCGGGCTGTTCAGGCTGTCGCACCCCACAGATTGAGCAGGCTGTGGGCATCGTGGGAGCTGTCATCATGCCACACAACATGTACTTGCATTCTGCCTTAGTCAAG TCCAGACAGATAAACCGAGCCAATAAGCGGGAAATTCGAGAAGCCAATAAGTACTTTTTCATTGAATCCTGTATTGctctctttgtttccttcatcATCAACGTCTTTGTTGTCTCAGTCTTTGCTGAAGCATTTTTTGAGAAAACCAATGAGCAAGTG GTTGAAGTGTGTAGAAACAGCAGCAGTCCCCATACTCACCTTTTTCCTAACGATAACACAACACTGGCTGTGGACATCTACAAAGGG GGTGTTGTGCTGGGATGTTATTTTGGGCCTGCCACACTCTACATCTGGGCAGTGGGCATCTTGGCTGCAGGACAGAGCTCCACCATGACAGGAACCTATTCTGGCCAGTTTGTCATGGAG gGATTCCTGAACCTAAAATGGTCACGTTTTGCCCGAGTGATTCTGACCCGCTCTATTGCCATCATCCCTACTCTGCTTGTTGCCATCTTCCAAGATGTAGAGCATCTAACAGGGATGAATGACTTCCTGAATGTTCTGCAGAGCTTACAG cttccctTTGCTCTCATACCCATTCTCACGCTTACAAGCTTGCGGCCAGTAATGAATGACTTTGCTAATGGAAT AGGCTGGAGGATTGCAGGCGGGATCTTGGTCCTTATTGTCTGTTCCATCAACATGTACTTTGTCGTGGTTTATGTCCAGGAACTAGGCCATGTGGCATTGTATGTGGTGGCGGCTGTTATCAGTGTGGCTTATCTGAGCTTTGTGTTTTACTTG AGTTGGCAATGTATGATTGCACTGGGCATGTCCTTCCTGGACTGTGGGCACACG caaGTCAACAGGTGTCACTATGGTTGCAAAGTTCTCTCTCAGCAAGGTTGCACTGGGCTACCTCTCTTCAACCATTCCCTCAGAGGGAAAAACTTTGAGACCAGACGGtggagctctggagtcagaggaAATGGGTCCCTTCAGCATGAAGCTGCTTCTCTTCAGCCACTTCTGACATTTTTACATGTGGAGCCTGAGACTATGTGA
- the SLC11A2 gene encoding natural resistance-associated macrophage protein 2 isoform X4 codes for MGRLLVKGRAGGRVLACGLVLGFFVQLAGPGHVGRAVMAHESYSKNSGTQVSTMVLGPEQKMPDDDASGDHGDSASLGAINSAYSNSSLPQSTGHSEEPFTTYFDEKIAIPEEEYSCFSFRKLWAFTGPGFLMSIAYLDPGNIESDLQSGAVAGFKLLWILLLATIVGLLLQRLAARLGVVTGLHLAEVCHRQYPRVPRIILWLMVELAIIGSDMQEVIGSAIAINLLSMGRVPLWGGVLITIADTFVFLFLDKYGLRKLEAFFGFLITVMALTFGYEYITVRPSQSQVLKGMFVPGCSGCRTPQIEQAVGIVGAVIMPHNMYLHSALVKSRQINRANKREIREANKYFFIESCIALFVSFIINVFVVSVFAEAFFEKTNEQVVEVCRNSSSPHTHLFPNDNTTLAVDIYKGGVVLGCYFGPATLYIWAVGILAAGQSSTMTGTYSGQFVMEGFLNLKWSRFARVILTRSIAIIPTLLVAIFQDVEHLTGMNDFLNVLQSLQLPFALIPILTLTSLRPVMNDFANGIGWRIAGGILVLIVCSINMYFVVVYVQELGHVALYVVAAVISVAYLSFVFYLSWQCMIALGMSFLDCGHTYHLGLTAQPELYLLNTVDADSLVSR; via the exons ATGGGGCGCCTTCTGGTGAAGGGCCGGGCGGGCGGCCGAGTGCTTGCGTGTGGGTTGGTTTTAGGGTTTTTTGTGCAGCTGGCCGGCCCGGGGCACGTCGGTCGGGCCGTTATGGCACACG aatCCTATTCTAAGAACTCCGGCACTCAGGTATCCACCATGGTGTTGGGTCCTGAACAGAAGATGCCAGATG ATGATGCTTCTGGAGACCATGGGGACTCTGCCAGTCTTGGTGCCATCAACTCTGCCTATAGTAACTCCTCTCTTCCTCAGTCTACTGGGCACTCAGAGGAACCCTTCACCACCTACTTTGATGAGAAAATCGCCATTCCTGAGGAGGAG TACTCTTGTTTTAGCTTTCGTAAACTCTGGGCTTTCACGGGACCAGGCTTTCTTATGAGCATTGCCTACCTGGATCCAGGAAACATCGAATCCGATTTGCAGTCTGGAGCAGTGGCTGGATTTAAG TTGCTCTGGATTCTTCTGTTGGCCACCATTGTGGGGCTTCTGCTCCAGCGCCTTGCAGCTAGACTGGGAGTGGTTACTGGCCTGCATCTTGCTGAAGTGTGTCATCGTCAGTATCCCAGG GTCCCACGAATTATCCTGTGGCTGATGGTGGAGTTGGCTATCATTGGCTCAGATATGCAAGAAGTTATTGGCTCAGCCATTGCCATCAATCTCTTGTCTATGGGAAG GGTTCCTCTCTGGGGTGGAGTTCTCATCACCATTGCAGAtacctttgtatttctctttttggaCAAATATG gCTTGCGGAAGCTAGAAGCATTTTTTGGCTTTCTTATCACTGTTATGGCCCTCACATTTGGATATGAG TATATTACAGTGAGACCCAGCCAGAGCCAGGTACTCAAGGGCATGTTTGTGCCGGGCTGTTCAGGCTGTCGCACCCCACAGATTGAGCAGGCTGTGGGCATCGTGGGAGCTGTCATCATGCCACACAACATGTACTTGCATTCTGCCTTAGTCAAG TCCAGACAGATAAACCGAGCCAATAAGCGGGAAATTCGAGAAGCCAATAAGTACTTTTTCATTGAATCCTGTATTGctctctttgtttccttcatcATCAACGTCTTTGTTGTCTCAGTCTTTGCTGAAGCATTTTTTGAGAAAACCAATGAGCAAGTG GTTGAAGTGTGTAGAAACAGCAGCAGTCCCCATACTCACCTTTTTCCTAACGATAACACAACACTGGCTGTGGACATCTACAAAGGG GGTGTTGTGCTGGGATGTTATTTTGGGCCTGCCACACTCTACATCTGGGCAGTGGGCATCTTGGCTGCAGGACAGAGCTCCACCATGACAGGAACCTATTCTGGCCAGTTTGTCATGGAG gGATTCCTGAACCTAAAATGGTCACGTTTTGCCCGAGTGATTCTGACCCGCTCTATTGCCATCATCCCTACTCTGCTTGTTGCCATCTTCCAAGATGTAGAGCATCTAACAGGGATGAATGACTTCCTGAATGTTCTGCAGAGCTTACAG cttccctTTGCTCTCATACCCATTCTCACGCTTACAAGCTTGCGGCCAGTAATGAATGACTTTGCTAATGGAAT AGGCTGGAGGATTGCAGGCGGGATCTTGGTCCTTATTGTCTGTTCCATCAACATGTACTTTGTCGTGGTTTATGTCCAGGAACTAGGCCATGTGGCATTGTATGTGGTGGCGGCTGTTATCAGTGTGGCTTATCTGAGCTTTGTGTTTTACTTG AGTTGGCAATGTATGATTGCACTGGGCATGTCCTTCCTGGACTGTGGGCACACG
- the SLC11A2 gene encoding natural resistance-associated macrophage protein 2 isoform X3, with the protein MNPYDLPFLKESYSKNSGTQVSTMVLGPEQKMPDDDASGDHGDSASLGAINSAYSNSSLPQSTGHSEEPFTTYFDEKIAIPEEEYSCFSFRKLWAFTGPGFLMSIAYLDPGNIESDLQSGAVAGFKLLWILLLATIVGLLLQRLAARLGVVTGLHLAEVCHRQYPRVPRIILWLMVELAIIGSDMQEVIGSAIAINLLSMGRVPLWGGVLITIADTFVFLFLDKYGLRKLEAFFGFLITVMALTFGYEYITVRPSQSQVLKGMFVPGCSGCRTPQIEQAVGIVGAVIMPHNMYLHSALVKSRQINRANKREIREANKYFFIESCIALFVSFIINVFVVSVFAEAFFEKTNEQVVEVCRNSSSPHTHLFPNDNTTLAVDIYKGGVVLGCYFGPATLYIWAVGILAAGQSSTMTGTYSGQFVMEGFLNLKWSRFARVILTRSIAIIPTLLVAIFQDVEHLTGMNDFLNVLQSLQLPFALIPILTLTSLRPVMNDFANGIGWRIAGGILVLIVCSINMYFVVVYVQELGHVALYVVAAVISVAYLSFVFYLSWQCMIALGMSFLDCGHTQVNRCHYGCKVLSQQGCTGLPLFNHSLRGKNFETRRWSSGVRGNGSLQHEAASLQPLLTFLHVEPETM; encoded by the exons ATGAATCCATATgaccttccatttttaaaag aatCCTATTCTAAGAACTCCGGCACTCAGGTATCCACCATGGTGTTGGGTCCTGAACAGAAGATGCCAGATG ATGATGCTTCTGGAGACCATGGGGACTCTGCCAGTCTTGGTGCCATCAACTCTGCCTATAGTAACTCCTCTCTTCCTCAGTCTACTGGGCACTCAGAGGAACCCTTCACCACCTACTTTGATGAGAAAATCGCCATTCCTGAGGAGGAG TACTCTTGTTTTAGCTTTCGTAAACTCTGGGCTTTCACGGGACCAGGCTTTCTTATGAGCATTGCCTACCTGGATCCAGGAAACATCGAATCCGATTTGCAGTCTGGAGCAGTGGCTGGATTTAAG TTGCTCTGGATTCTTCTGTTGGCCACCATTGTGGGGCTTCTGCTCCAGCGCCTTGCAGCTAGACTGGGAGTGGTTACTGGCCTGCATCTTGCTGAAGTGTGTCATCGTCAGTATCCCAGG GTCCCACGAATTATCCTGTGGCTGATGGTGGAGTTGGCTATCATTGGCTCAGATATGCAAGAAGTTATTGGCTCAGCCATTGCCATCAATCTCTTGTCTATGGGAAG GGTTCCTCTCTGGGGTGGAGTTCTCATCACCATTGCAGAtacctttgtatttctctttttggaCAAATATG gCTTGCGGAAGCTAGAAGCATTTTTTGGCTTTCTTATCACTGTTATGGCCCTCACATTTGGATATGAG TATATTACAGTGAGACCCAGCCAGAGCCAGGTACTCAAGGGCATGTTTGTGCCGGGCTGTTCAGGCTGTCGCACCCCACAGATTGAGCAGGCTGTGGGCATCGTGGGAGCTGTCATCATGCCACACAACATGTACTTGCATTCTGCCTTAGTCAAG TCCAGACAGATAAACCGAGCCAATAAGCGGGAAATTCGAGAAGCCAATAAGTACTTTTTCATTGAATCCTGTATTGctctctttgtttccttcatcATCAACGTCTTTGTTGTCTCAGTCTTTGCTGAAGCATTTTTTGAGAAAACCAATGAGCAAGTG GTTGAAGTGTGTAGAAACAGCAGCAGTCCCCATACTCACCTTTTTCCTAACGATAACACAACACTGGCTGTGGACATCTACAAAGGG GGTGTTGTGCTGGGATGTTATTTTGGGCCTGCCACACTCTACATCTGGGCAGTGGGCATCTTGGCTGCAGGACAGAGCTCCACCATGACAGGAACCTATTCTGGCCAGTTTGTCATGGAG gGATTCCTGAACCTAAAATGGTCACGTTTTGCCCGAGTGATTCTGACCCGCTCTATTGCCATCATCCCTACTCTGCTTGTTGCCATCTTCCAAGATGTAGAGCATCTAACAGGGATGAATGACTTCCTGAATGTTCTGCAGAGCTTACAG cttccctTTGCTCTCATACCCATTCTCACGCTTACAAGCTTGCGGCCAGTAATGAATGACTTTGCTAATGGAAT AGGCTGGAGGATTGCAGGCGGGATCTTGGTCCTTATTGTCTGTTCCATCAACATGTACTTTGTCGTGGTTTATGTCCAGGAACTAGGCCATGTGGCATTGTATGTGGTGGCGGCTGTTATCAGTGTGGCTTATCTGAGCTTTGTGTTTTACTTG AGTTGGCAATGTATGATTGCACTGGGCATGTCCTTCCTGGACTGTGGGCACACG caaGTCAACAGGTGTCACTATGGTTGCAAAGTTCTCTCTCAGCAAGGTTGCACTGGGCTACCTCTCTTCAACCATTCCCTCAGAGGGAAAAACTTTGAGACCAGACGGtggagctctggagtcagaggaAATGGGTCCCTTCAGCATGAAGCTGCTTCTCTTCAGCCACTTCTGACATTTTTACATGTGGAGCCTGAGACTATGTGA
- the SLC11A2 gene encoding natural resistance-associated macrophage protein 2 isoform X5 has protein sequence MVLGPEQKMPDDDASGDHGDSASLGAINSAYSNSSLPQSTGHSEEPFTTYFDEKIAIPEEEYSCFSFRKLWAFTGPGFLMSIAYLDPGNIESDLQSGAVAGFKLLWILLLATIVGLLLQRLAARLGVVTGLHLAEVCHRQYPRVPRIILWLMVELAIIGSDMQEVIGSAIAINLLSMGRVPLWGGVLITIADTFVFLFLDKYGLRKLEAFFGFLITVMALTFGYEYITVRPSQSQVLKGMFVPGCSGCRTPQIEQAVGIVGAVIMPHNMYLHSALVKSRQINRANKREIREANKYFFIESCIALFVSFIINVFVVSVFAEAFFEKTNEQVVEVCRNSSSPHTHLFPNDNTTLAVDIYKGGVVLGCYFGPATLYIWAVGILAAGQSSTMTGTYSGQFVMEGFLNLKWSRFARVILTRSIAIIPTLLVAIFQDVEHLTGMNDFLNVLQSLQLPFALIPILTLTSLRPVMNDFANGIGWRIAGGILVLIVCSINMYFVVVYVQELGHVALYVVAAVISVAYLSFVFYLSWQCMIALGMSFLDCGHTQVNRCHYGCKVLSQQGCTGLPLFNHSLRGKNFETRRWSSGVRGNGSLQHEAASLQPLLTFLHVEPETM, from the exons ATGGTGTTGGGTCCTGAACAGAAGATGCCAGATG ATGATGCTTCTGGAGACCATGGGGACTCTGCCAGTCTTGGTGCCATCAACTCTGCCTATAGTAACTCCTCTCTTCCTCAGTCTACTGGGCACTCAGAGGAACCCTTCACCACCTACTTTGATGAGAAAATCGCCATTCCTGAGGAGGAG TACTCTTGTTTTAGCTTTCGTAAACTCTGGGCTTTCACGGGACCAGGCTTTCTTATGAGCATTGCCTACCTGGATCCAGGAAACATCGAATCCGATTTGCAGTCTGGAGCAGTGGCTGGATTTAAG TTGCTCTGGATTCTTCTGTTGGCCACCATTGTGGGGCTTCTGCTCCAGCGCCTTGCAGCTAGACTGGGAGTGGTTACTGGCCTGCATCTTGCTGAAGTGTGTCATCGTCAGTATCCCAGG GTCCCACGAATTATCCTGTGGCTGATGGTGGAGTTGGCTATCATTGGCTCAGATATGCAAGAAGTTATTGGCTCAGCCATTGCCATCAATCTCTTGTCTATGGGAAG GGTTCCTCTCTGGGGTGGAGTTCTCATCACCATTGCAGAtacctttgtatttctctttttggaCAAATATG gCTTGCGGAAGCTAGAAGCATTTTTTGGCTTTCTTATCACTGTTATGGCCCTCACATTTGGATATGAG TATATTACAGTGAGACCCAGCCAGAGCCAGGTACTCAAGGGCATGTTTGTGCCGGGCTGTTCAGGCTGTCGCACCCCACAGATTGAGCAGGCTGTGGGCATCGTGGGAGCTGTCATCATGCCACACAACATGTACTTGCATTCTGCCTTAGTCAAG TCCAGACAGATAAACCGAGCCAATAAGCGGGAAATTCGAGAAGCCAATAAGTACTTTTTCATTGAATCCTGTATTGctctctttgtttccttcatcATCAACGTCTTTGTTGTCTCAGTCTTTGCTGAAGCATTTTTTGAGAAAACCAATGAGCAAGTG GTTGAAGTGTGTAGAAACAGCAGCAGTCCCCATACTCACCTTTTTCCTAACGATAACACAACACTGGCTGTGGACATCTACAAAGGG GGTGTTGTGCTGGGATGTTATTTTGGGCCTGCCACACTCTACATCTGGGCAGTGGGCATCTTGGCTGCAGGACAGAGCTCCACCATGACAGGAACCTATTCTGGCCAGTTTGTCATGGAG gGATTCCTGAACCTAAAATGGTCACGTTTTGCCCGAGTGATTCTGACCCGCTCTATTGCCATCATCCCTACTCTGCTTGTTGCCATCTTCCAAGATGTAGAGCATCTAACAGGGATGAATGACTTCCTGAATGTTCTGCAGAGCTTACAG cttccctTTGCTCTCATACCCATTCTCACGCTTACAAGCTTGCGGCCAGTAATGAATGACTTTGCTAATGGAAT AGGCTGGAGGATTGCAGGCGGGATCTTGGTCCTTATTGTCTGTTCCATCAACATGTACTTTGTCGTGGTTTATGTCCAGGAACTAGGCCATGTGGCATTGTATGTGGTGGCGGCTGTTATCAGTGTGGCTTATCTGAGCTTTGTGTTTTACTTG AGTTGGCAATGTATGATTGCACTGGGCATGTCCTTCCTGGACTGTGGGCACACG caaGTCAACAGGTGTCACTATGGTTGCAAAGTTCTCTCTCAGCAAGGTTGCACTGGGCTACCTCTCTTCAACCATTCCCTCAGAGGGAAAAACTTTGAGACCAGACGGtggagctctggagtcagaggaAATGGGTCCCTTCAGCATGAAGCTGCTTCTCTTCAGCCACTTCTGACATTTTTACATGTGGAGCCTGAGACTATGTGA